One stretch of Dissulfurimicrobium hydrothermale DNA includes these proteins:
- a CDS encoding NAD(P)H-hydrate dehydratase: MLLATSKEMQVIDQSAAKDFAIPSLILMENAGRGATDLILRNYKERLARGVVILVGPGSNGGDGLVIARSLFQQGVKTEIFAFCREFKGDSGVNYQIVKAFGIPIKWCLDEGDLPDLKDAAEDAGVIVDALFGTGLNRPLSDVFEVAVELVNASEAPVVSVDMPSGLSSDTGRPIGPVIMADMTVTMALPKLGQVIYPGVDYVGGLEVIDIGIPKAAVRKAGIKTLLLDREFVAETLRSRPPEGHKGTFGHVLVIAGSRGKSGAACLSALGALRAGAGLVTVACPVVIQPIVAQGLKEAMTEGLEEGDDGSVSANALARLESLLAGKKAAVIGPGLGLGDDVRQFMREIIRTAPVPMVVDADALTAVGADHEILMNARGPRVITPHPGEAARLLGCTSADVQRDRVAAVKMLSERSRAIAVLKGARTIISAPDGRLAVNPTGNPGMAAGGMGDILGGIIGAFLAQGYSPWDAALLGVFLHGQAADRVAEKKGPFGYLASEVAEELPGVFREYINGRIHHC; this comes from the coding sequence ATGTTACTCGCAACATCGAAGGAGATGCAAGTCATTGACCAGTCGGCTGCGAAGGATTTTGCTATTCCTTCCTTGATACTTATGGAAAACGCAGGTCGCGGCGCAACAGACCTGATCCTAAGGAATTACAAGGAAAGGCTCGCCCGTGGGGTTGTCATCCTGGTCGGGCCGGGCAGCAACGGTGGAGATGGTCTGGTCATCGCAAGGAGTCTATTTCAACAGGGCGTAAAGACGGAGATTTTCGCCTTCTGCCGGGAATTTAAAGGGGATTCGGGAGTCAATTATCAGATTGTCAAGGCCTTCGGTATACCTATTAAATGGTGTCTTGATGAAGGCGACCTGCCAGATCTTAAGGATGCAGCCGAAGATGCTGGCGTGATTGTTGATGCCTTGTTCGGAACCGGTTTGAATCGGCCGCTTTCGGATGTGTTCGAGGTTGCGGTCGAACTCGTAAATGCATCTGAAGCCCCCGTTGTTTCGGTGGACATGCCGTCCGGGCTTTCCAGCGATACGGGTCGGCCTATTGGTCCTGTAATTATGGCCGACATGACAGTCACCATGGCCCTTCCAAAGCTCGGCCAGGTGATCTATCCAGGTGTTGATTATGTGGGTGGGCTTGAGGTCATTGACATAGGGATTCCAAAGGCCGCTGTCCGGAAGGCGGGGATAAAGACCCTTCTCCTTGACAGGGAGTTTGTGGCAGAGACCTTGAGATCGAGGCCGCCTGAAGGGCATAAGGGGACATTTGGTCATGTGCTGGTGATTGCAGGTTCACGCGGGAAGTCCGGGGCGGCATGTCTTTCAGCGCTTGGCGCGCTGAGGGCGGGCGCAGGGCTTGTGACTGTAGCCTGCCCTGTTGTCATCCAGCCCATTGTGGCCCAGGGGCTTAAAGAGGCTATGACCGAGGGGCTGGAGGAGGGGGATGATGGGTCAGTCTCCGCTAACGCCCTTGCAAGGCTTGAGTCTCTTCTGGCAGGGAAAAAGGCGGCTGTCATAGGGCCTGGGCTAGGCCTGGGCGATGATGTCAGACAGTTCATGCGCGAGATTATAAGAACCGCACCTGTTCCGATGGTAGTGGATGCCGATGCCTTGACAGCCGTGGGCGCTGACCATGAAATTTTAATGAATGCCAGAGGGCCAAGGGTTATCACTCCACATCCCGGCGAGGCGGCCCGTCTCCTTGGTTGCACGAGCGCAGATGTGCAAAGGGACCGCGTTGCGGCTGTAAAAATGCTTTCTGAAAGGAGCAGGGCGATTGCAGTGCTTAAGGGCGCCCGCACCATTATTTCAGCGCCTGACGGCAGGTTGGCCGTGAATCCCACGGGAAATCCAGGAATGGCCGCAGGCGGCATGGGAGACATCCTCGGCGGCATAATAGGCGCCTTCCTTGCCCAGGGTTATTCCCCATGGGATGCGGCCTTGCTCGGTGTCTTTCTCCACGGCCAGGCGGCGGACAGGGTTGCAGAGAAAAAAGGACCATTTGGTTACCTTGCAAGCGAGGTGGCGGAGGAACTGCCTGGTGTCTTCAGGGAATATATCAATGGACGCATTCACCACTGCTGA
- a CDS encoding OmpH family outer membrane protein has product MRCFVRNLMLILFFGSICLVPSFSEAAEASAASKIAVINMQKVVRESKVGRKATSQLNQQFEHLQKILQAKQDAIKAFKDDFEKKAPLMSEEARTEKELEYKKMVRDFKEQSDDAQLEMRKAEAKVMEPILKVLEKVVTKIGESGGYSIILESNMPGLYYVSPAIDITDSVIKAYDQESAGQSQPSKSK; this is encoded by the coding sequence ATGAGATGCTTTGTTCGTAACCTAATGTTGATTTTATTTTTTGGATCCATCTGTCTTGTCCCGTCTTTTTCAGAGGCAGCAGAGGCCTCTGCCGCATCGAAGATAGCGGTTATTAACATGCAAAAGGTGGTAAGGGAGTCAAAGGTGGGGCGGAAGGCCACGTCTCAGCTTAATCAGCAGTTCGAGCATCTGCAAAAGATATTGCAGGCTAAACAGGATGCAATCAAGGCCTTTAAGGACGATTTCGAAAAAAAGGCCCCTCTTATGAGCGAGGAGGCGAGGACGGAGAAGGAGCTCGAATATAAAAAGATGGTGAGGGACTTCAAGGAGCAGAGCGATGATGCTCAGCTTGAGATGCGCAAGGCTGAGGCCAAGGTGATGGAGCCTATTCTAAAGGTACTCGAAAAGGTGGTCACCAAGATAGGAGAGAGTGGCGGTTACTCCATTATTTTGGAAAGCAACATGCCAGGCCTCTATTATGTCTCACCAGCCATTGATATAACAGATTCGGTAATCAAGGCCTACGACCAGGAGAGCGCCGGTCAGTCGCAACCCTCCAAATCCAAGTAA
- a CDS encoding AmpG family muropeptide MFS transporter, whose amino-acid sequence MQPFNKRIAIMLPFGFSSGLPLALTGATLQAWLATSAVDIKTIGLFSLAGLPYAIKFLWSPIMDRFSIPWLGRRRGWIFLAQILLSIGLAFMATLSPAENQMVMGWTAFIIAFLSASQDIAIDAYRADVLRQEERGLGVAMTVTGYRIAMLVSGALALILSDRIGWMNTYRVMAAFMAVSIIITISSPKTDGETRPPRDINEAIAGPLKEFFSRRNALFFILFIILYKLPDAFASSLITAFLIKGPGFSPTEVGTVNKALGLASTMAGAFLGGWLMRRMGLFRSLLYFGVFQAISSLWFTALAIAGKSYPLLITSVTLENLSSGMGTAAFVSLMMALCNRNFTATQYALLSAVSATGRIFAGPPSGFLAGILSWPWFFIFSACVALPGLLLLLIMKKGILALERDTRL is encoded by the coding sequence GTGCAGCCTTTTAATAAACGCATTGCAATAATGCTCCCCTTTGGTTTTTCGTCAGGCCTTCCCCTTGCACTTACCGGTGCAACACTCCAGGCATGGCTTGCGACCTCGGCGGTCGATATAAAAACCATAGGCCTGTTCTCCCTCGCAGGCCTTCCATATGCCATAAAATTTCTCTGGTCTCCGATCATGGACCGCTTTTCCATACCTTGGTTGGGTAGAAGAAGGGGGTGGATATTCCTCGCCCAGATCCTTCTGTCTATAGGCCTCGCCTTTATGGCCACATTGTCACCTGCTGAAAACCAGATGGTAATGGGATGGACCGCATTCATTATTGCATTCCTCTCGGCGTCTCAGGACATCGCCATAGATGCCTATCGCGCCGATGTCCTTAGACAGGAAGAAAGGGGTCTCGGGGTGGCCATGACAGTCACGGGCTACAGGATTGCTATGCTGGTCTCAGGGGCACTCGCCTTAATCCTTTCCGACCGGATAGGTTGGATGAATACCTATCGTGTGATGGCCGCATTCATGGCTGTTTCGATTATAATAACCATTTCAAGCCCTAAAACCGATGGAGAGACAAGGCCGCCGCGTGACATAAACGAGGCCATTGCAGGGCCACTGAAGGAGTTCTTCTCACGAAGGAATGCCCTGTTTTTCATACTCTTTATCATACTCTACAAACTGCCCGACGCATTCGCTAGTTCACTCATCACGGCCTTTTTGATAAAAGGACCAGGTTTTTCGCCGACCGAGGTGGGAACGGTAAACAAGGCCCTGGGGCTCGCATCCACCATGGCAGGGGCCTTTCTGGGCGGCTGGCTTATGAGGCGTATGGGGCTATTCAGGTCGCTCCTTTATTTCGGCGTCTTTCAGGCCATATCGAGCCTTTGGTTTACGGCCCTCGCCATCGCAGGCAAATCCTACCCGTTACTCATAACCAGCGTCACCCTTGAAAACCTCTCAAGCGGCATGGGTACGGCGGCCTTTGTCTCGCTCATGATGGCGCTTTGCAACAGGAATTTCACCGCAACCCAGTACGCCCTCCTCTCCGCAGTCTCAGCCACAGGACGGATCTTCGCAGGTCCGCCTTCAGGTTTTCTGGCCGGTATACTTAGTTGGCCCTGGTTCTTTATCTTTTCTGCATGTGTGGCCCTGCCTGGACTTTTACTGCTTTTAATTATGAAAAAGGGGATACTGGCGCTGGAAAGAGATACCAGACTGTAG
- the pal gene encoding peptidoglycan-associated lipoprotein Pal, protein MFRGKERFRLLFMVAVSLMMVAAFSGCAKKKPIPPAPEVSQAPATTESTVNNEAPPEEGIKTAAQISEGRTSAPMLPIYFDFDRYNIRNDMKSRIDNNAKFLMDNPQIKIEIQGNCDERGSAEYNLALGEKRAKSAKAYLTKLGVAADRMDVVSFGKERPLDPGHNEAAWAKNRRDDFVIVNK, encoded by the coding sequence ATGTTTAGAGGCAAAGAGAGATTCAGGTTATTGTTTATGGTTGCCGTATCTTTGATGATGGTTGCCGCTTTTTCAGGTTGCGCCAAGAAAAAGCCGATTCCGCCGGCCCCGGAGGTAAGCCAGGCCCCTGCCACAACGGAGTCAACGGTAAATAACGAGGCGCCGCCTGAAGAGGGCATAAAGACCGCCGCACAGATCTCAGAGGGGAGGACAAGTGCCCCGATGCTGCCAATCTATTTTGATTTTGATCGTTACAATATCAGAAACGACATGAAGTCCAGGATTGACAACAACGCCAAGTTCCTGATGGACAATCCGCAGATAAAGATCGAGATCCAGGGTAACTGTGATGAGCGCGGCTCTGCCGAATACAACCTTGCCCTTGGCGAAAAAAGGGCGAAGAGTGCAAAGGCGTACCTTACAAAGCTCGGTGTAGCGGCTGACCGTATGGATGTCGTAAGCTTCGGCAAGGAACGGCCACTTGATCCAGGCCACAACGAGGCAGCCTGGGCAAAAAATCGTAGAGATGATTTTGTCATCGTCAATAAGTAA
- a CDS encoding ATP-binding protein: MKKLPIGIQSFVNIRTEADYYYVDKTRFVAELADRGKYFFLSRPRRFGKSLFLDTLRQAFLARKELFQGLYLADNWDWSAKYPVILVSFGSGVHRNIEELQETMRVILKRHAEEYQVSLENTALKDRFFELIQRLSEKHGQKVVILIDEYDKPILDRIDKPEIAIEIREELKNFYSVIKDADEFLKFVFITGVSKFSKVSLFSGLNNLQDLTLDTVAATLCGYTHEELIDTFAERLGGVDTERVRQWYNGYNFLGDKVYNPFDVLLFLDSKEFRNYWFETGSPSFLIKLIAQNNYPIPDLEHIEASEDILSSFDIDDIKLETILFQTGYLTIRDWMNLGEDRLYTLSYPNLEVKKSLTENLLRYLTGSAAEQTRNRINLYRCLAAGDMDRLRDIFHAFFASIPYDWYRKNELAGYEAYYASIFYCYFTALGLDVTAEEMTNKGRIDMAVRLENKVFILEFKVVEIDRAGKKAIEQIKEKRYWERYQASDPCACPEIHLIGVEFSSKDRNITGFDWERVQGQTCVSAEQISSGECVH, translated from the coding sequence ATGAAAAAACTCCCCATCGGCATACAAAGCTTTGTAAACATCCGCACCGAGGCGGACTACTACTATGTGGACAAGACCCGGTTTGTGGCGGAACTGGCGGACAGGGGGAAATATTTCTTTCTCTCCCGCCCCAGGCGCTTCGGTAAATCCCTGTTTCTGGACACGCTGCGTCAGGCGTTTCTAGCCAGAAAGGAGCTGTTTCAGGGCCTGTATCTAGCGGACAACTGGGACTGGAGCGCCAAATATCCTGTGATTCTGGTGAGTTTTGGCTCAGGAGTGCACAGAAATATTGAGGAGCTGCAAGAGACCATGCGAGTGATTTTGAAGCGGCATGCCGAAGAGTATCAGGTCTCTCTGGAAAACACCGCTCTCAAAGACAGATTTTTTGAGCTCATTCAAAGGCTTTCAGAGAAGCATGGCCAGAAGGTCGTAATCCTCATCGACGAGTATGACAAGCCCATTTTGGATAGAATAGATAAGCCTGAAATCGCCATCGAGATCCGGGAAGAGCTCAAGAACTTCTATTCCGTCATAAAGGATGCAGACGAGTTCCTGAAATTCGTGTTCATCACCGGGGTAAGCAAGTTCAGCAAGGTAAGTTTATTCAGTGGGCTCAACAACCTGCAGGACCTCACACTGGACACTGTGGCGGCCACTCTCTGCGGTTATACACACGAGGAGTTGATCGACACCTTTGCCGAACGGCTCGGAGGTGTTGACACGGAACGGGTGCGGCAGTGGTATAACGGCTACAACTTTCTGGGCGATAAGGTCTATAACCCCTTTGATGTGCTGCTGTTTCTGGACTCAAAGGAGTTTCGCAACTACTGGTTCGAGACCGGCAGCCCGTCCTTTCTCATCAAACTCATAGCCCAGAACAACTATCCCATACCTGATCTGGAACACATAGAGGCGTCGGAAGACATTCTTTCTTCCTTTGATATAGATGACATCAAACTTGAGACCATACTCTTTCAGACTGGATACCTTACCATAAGGGACTGGATGAATCTGGGAGAAGACCGGCTTTACACGCTTTCCTATCCAAATCTTGAGGTAAAAAAGAGCCTGACGGAAAATCTCCTTCGCTATCTCACCGGTTCCGCAGCCGAACAGACCAGGAATCGAATAAATCTTTATCGCTGCCTTGCCGCAGGCGATATGGATAGACTGAGGGACATCTTCCATGCCTTTTTTGCATCCATTCCTTATGACTGGTACAGGAAAAACGAGCTCGCAGGCTACGAGGCCTATTACGCCTCCATCTTTTACTGCTATTTCACGGCCCTCGGTCTGGATGTCACAGCAGAGGAGATGACAAACAAGGGCCGGATAGACATGGCGGTGAGGTTAGAGAACAAGGTCTTCATACTGGAGTTCAAGGTCGTGGAGATAGACAGGGCCGGAAAGAAGGCCATCGAGCAGATAAAGGAAAAGAGATACTGGGAGAGATACCAAGCTTCCGACCCCTGCGCCTGCCCTGAAATCCACCTGATCGGCGTGGAGTTCAGCAGCAAAGACAGGAACATCACGGGATTCGATTGGGAACGCGTGCAGGGGCAGACCTGTGTGTCTGCCGAACAGATCAGCAGTGGTGAATGCGTCCATTGA
- a CDS encoding N-acetylmuramoyl-L-alanine amidase — protein MSAVALLGQGQLYARQSRPHQGQGIDKAEASYVKVKTKYDRLVESPTLRSQAAEWQRLIKEFRAVYFKYPDDQDVTPKILYMMGRCYNNLYDHSKSGEDLEEAIKRYEVLVERFPRHRLADDALYLLSGLYLMKGDVASAKGALKRIIEQYPNGDQVDRAKKELASLGVNEAVLGKYPYNEVRSAEIPALIPEKETGMREVTDIRHWSVSDYTRIVIDTTGPVTFKEGFLPANRPKGLPPRFYIDIRPAIIKKGLPTAVDIRDGLLKGVRVGQFDRTTVRVVCDLGGSRKIKAFYLEDPFRVIIDAFSEQYAKKTVCPVEKGEVSAEQGKKVAGPSIKGNGIVKGKGLSIAQQLGLCVRRVVIDPGHGGKDPGAIGPTGLQEKDVTLKIARKVAERLKNELGCDVVLTRHSDVFLPLEQRTAIANAEKADLFISIHANSAPNPTTAGVETYFLNFAVDEDAMRVAALENATSSKRVGELRSILNKILKNTKVNESARLAAFVQKDLVHSLDGRFGDVKNLGVKQAPFFVLIGAQMPSILVETSFISNPKEEELLRDDAYLDKIADGIVAGVRDYSKNINFALSASVH, from the coding sequence ATGTCGGCCGTTGCACTTTTGGGCCAAGGCCAGTTATACGCTCGGCAGTCACGTCCGCATCAAGGTCAGGGTATTGATAAGGCAGAGGCCAGTTATGTCAAGGTCAAGACCAAATATGACAGGCTTGTCGAGTCTCCAACGCTGCGTAGTCAGGCGGCGGAGTGGCAGAGGTTGATCAAGGAGTTCAGAGCCGTTTATTTCAAATATCCAGACGATCAAGATGTCACGCCCAAGATTTTATACATGATGGGCAGGTGTTATAATAATTTATACGATCATTCCAAATCCGGGGAAGACCTGGAGGAGGCTATAAAGCGCTACGAGGTCCTTGTAGAGAGGTTTCCCAGACATCGACTCGCTGATGACGCCCTATATTTGCTTTCCGGGCTTTATCTCATGAAGGGCGATGTTGCGTCAGCCAAGGGTGCGCTCAAGAGGATAATCGAACAATATCCAAACGGCGATCAAGTGGATAGGGCCAAGAAGGAGCTCGCATCTCTCGGGGTCAATGAGGCCGTACTCGGCAAATATCCTTACAATGAAGTTCGATCCGCCGAAATCCCTGCGCTAATACCTGAAAAAGAGACAGGGATGCGGGAGGTTACCGACATAAGGCACTGGTCCGTCTCTGATTATACAAGGATAGTTATTGATACCACAGGCCCTGTTACATTTAAGGAAGGGTTTCTGCCTGCCAACAGGCCAAAGGGGTTGCCACCTCGTTTTTATATAGATATCAGGCCAGCTATAATAAAGAAAGGTCTACCCACTGCAGTTGATATAAGAGATGGACTTTTAAAGGGTGTAAGGGTAGGTCAATTTGATAGAACTACGGTGAGAGTGGTATGCGACCTCGGCGGGAGCCGCAAGATCAAGGCCTTTTATCTTGAAGATCCGTTCAGGGTTATAATCGACGCCTTTAGTGAACAATATGCAAAAAAGACTGTTTGTCCTGTTGAAAAGGGTGAAGTATCTGCTGAACAGGGTAAAAAGGTCGCAGGTCCGTCTATTAAGGGCAATGGCATCGTTAAGGGAAAGGGTCTTTCCATAGCCCAGCAGTTGGGCCTTTGTGTGAGGAGGGTGGTCATAGACCCAGGTCATGGCGGGAAAGATCCGGGCGCTATAGGGCCTACCGGCCTTCAGGAAAAAGATGTGACCCTTAAGATCGCACGCAAAGTGGCTGAAAGGCTTAAGAATGAACTGGGCTGCGATGTTGTCCTTACTAGACACAGCGATGTATTTTTGCCGCTCGAACAGAGGACCGCCATCGCTAATGCTGAAAAGGCCGATCTCTTTATCTCCATTCATGCCAATTCGGCGCCCAACCCCACCACTGCTGGGGTTGAGACATATTTTCTTAATTTTGCCGTAGATGAAGACGCCATGCGGGTTGCGGCCCTTGAAAACGCCACATCCAGCAAAAGGGTGGGTGAGCTTCGATCCATTTTAAACAAAATCCTTAAAAATACCAAGGTAAATGAGTCGGCGAGGCTTGCCGCTTTTGTCCAGAAAGACCTTGTACATTCGTTGGACGGTAGATTTGGTGACGTCAAAAACCTTGGGGTTAAGCAGGCGCCGTTTTTTGTCTTGATTGGGGCACAGATGCCGTCAATTCTTGTTGAGACCTCGTTTATAAGCAACCCAAAGGAAGAGGAACTTTTAAGAGACGATGCCTATCTGGACAAGATTGCAGACGGTATAGTCGCCGGTGTGAGGGATTATTCTAAAAATATCAATTTTGCGTTGTCGGCTTCAGTGCATTGA
- a CDS encoding Lcl C-terminal domain-containing protein has translation MVMKHKWFLVLALAMMVAAMTAGLPVLWQTGLAMAGTISLPRTGQTQCYDASGNVIACAGTGQDGALQMGAPLPTPRFTDNGNGTVTDNLTGLIWLKNANCFGAETWTDALTSANGLASGQCGLSDGSHAGDWRLPNDIELWSLIDFQYYNLALSNTAGTGQWTAGNPFTGVQSHLYWSGTTSAYNTDFAWVVGLWNGGAGWSSKDNNYYVWPVRGGQSGTFYNLTMPSIHLNANGWRNNNSFAVTVTSPVDVTYQITNAAPGQEAFFILDAPAVGINWSYLNSSYQWIPLPANLEQMTPCGYILGDGTYTLYQGPWPKGDYLIYLGFDNNKNGLLDFSSLTYDSLLIHVVK, from the coding sequence ATGGTTATGAAACACAAATGGTTTCTGGTTCTGGCGCTGGCGATGATGGTCGCTGCAATGACGGCGGGCCTGCCTGTGCTATGGCAGACAGGCCTAGCGATGGCAGGCACGATCAGCCTGCCACGCACAGGTCAGACGCAATGCTATGATGCGTCAGGTAATGTGATCGCCTGCGCAGGCACCGGGCAGGACGGCGCGCTTCAGATGGGAGCGCCGCTTCCCACGCCGCGCTTCACGGACAACGGTAACGGTACGGTCACTGACAACCTCACGGGCCTTATCTGGCTCAAGAACGCCAATTGCTTCGGCGCAGAGACATGGACAGACGCCCTTACATCCGCCAATGGCCTTGCAAGCGGTCAGTGCGGTCTTTCCGACGGCTCTCATGCCGGCGACTGGCGGCTTCCCAATGACATCGAGCTGTGGAGTCTTATAGACTTTCAGTATTACAATCTTGCCCTTTCCAACACAGCGGGCACAGGCCAATGGACAGCGGGCAATCCCTTTACCGGTGTGCAGTCCCACCTCTATTGGTCCGGTACTACCAGCGCGTACAACACAGACTTTGCGTGGGTCGTGGGCCTCTGGAATGGCGGCGCGGGCTGGAGCAGCAAGGACAACAACTACTATGTGTGGCCGGTTAGAGGCGGACAGAGTGGGACATTTTATAATTTGACCATGCCGTCTATTCACCTCAATGCCAACGGCTGGCGTAACAATAATAGTTTTGCAGTGACAGTCACCAGTCCTGTCGATGTGACATATCAGATAACGAACGCTGCGCCGGGGCAGGAGGCGTTTTTTATACTGGACGCCCCTGCGGTCGGGATAAATTGGTCCTATCTGAACAGCTCTTACCAGTGGATACCGTTACCTGCTAATCTGGAACAGATGACGCCATGCGGCTATATCCTGGGTGATGGTACCTATACCCTTTATCAGGGTCCATGGCCAAAGGGCGATTATCTCATTTATCTTGGATTTGATAATAACAAAAACGGCCTTCTGGATTTCAGCAGCCTTACGTATGACTCTCTGTTGATCCACGTGGTCAAATAG
- the hisA gene encoding phosphoribosylformimino-5-aminoimidazole carboxamide ribotide isomerase, whose translation MKFRPCIDLHQGKVKQIVGSSLNDQDPGSLKENFISERPPSYYAELFKRDRLTGGHVIMLGPENKDAALDAIHTWPGGFQIGGGITAENAAFWLDQGAKAVIVTSYVFKDGIVHQNRLETLVRLVGKERLVLDLSCRRRNGDYYIVTDRWQRFTKTKISPQTLDRLARSASEFLIHAADVEGKCLGIEEDLVELLGRTTPIPTTYAGGARSLRDVYLVKELGRDRLDITIGSALDIFGGNGVKYEELVAFNRREGA comes from the coding sequence ATGAAATTCCGCCCATGTATAGACCTTCATCAAGGCAAGGTGAAACAGATTGTAGGTTCAAGCCTGAATGATCAAGACCCAGGATCGCTCAAGGAGAACTTTATATCAGAAAGGCCGCCATCCTACTATGCCGAACTCTTTAAAAGAGACAGGCTCACAGGTGGCCATGTGATCATGCTCGGACCAGAAAACAAAGATGCAGCCCTTGATGCCATCCATACGTGGCCCGGCGGATTCCAGATAGGGGGTGGCATCACGGCTGAAAATGCGGCGTTCTGGCTCGATCAGGGGGCAAAGGCGGTTATAGTGACCTCATATGTCTTTAAAGACGGTATAGTTCATCAAAACCGCTTAGAGACGTTGGTAAGACTGGTCGGCAAGGAGAGACTTGTCCTGGATCTAAGCTGCCGACGGCGGAACGGCGACTATTACATCGTGACCGACCGCTGGCAGCGATTCACCAAGACAAAAATCTCACCCCAGACACTTGATCGTCTTGCACGCTCCGCCTCCGAGTTCCTGATCCACGCAGCGGACGTCGAGGGAAAGTGCTTGGGCATCGAAGAAGACCTTGTAGAGCTGCTTGGACGTACAACACCGATTCCAACTACCTATGCAGGAGGTGCTCGCTCTCTGAGAGACGTCTATCTGGTAAAGGAACTAGGCAGGGACCGGCTTGACATCACTATTGGGAGTGCGCTTGACATCTTTGGCGGAAACGGCGTGAAATACGAAGAGCTAGTGGCCTTCAACAGGAGAGAGGGCGCTTGA